From the genome of Arthrobacter sp. SLBN-122:
GGACGTTTCCGTGACCGGTACCGGCTGGGAGACCGTGCTGGGCACAGCCCGTGGGTCCGCTGCGGCAGCGGAATCGTTGCTGCAGGACCCGCTGCTGTCCCAGGCCGCCGTCGCCGTCCCCGGCGGCCGGCTGCTCTCCACCGCCCTGCTCAACGTCCTGGTCACGAACGACGGACGGATCTTCGCCGGAATGGTGCCGCCGGAGAGGCTGCAGGCCGCAGCAGCAGCGGCCCAATAAGTGTTGGACGGACGGGGGAGCGTTGCCGGGACGGGGGCCGGCCCGGTGAACGCCGGCCTGGCTATCGAGACCCGCGGGCTCAGCAAGCACTTTGGCAGGCAGGCCGCCGTCGACCGTGTGGACCTTGCCGTCCCGCATGGTACTGTCTTCGGCTTCCTGGGGCCCAATGGCTCCGGCAAGACCACCACCATCCGCATGCTGCTCGGCCTGGCTGCCGCGTCCGAGGGAACGGTGAACCTGCTCGGACAGGAGATGCCCGGCAAGCTCCATGACGTGCTTCCGCGCGTGGGCGCGCTGGTGGAAGGCCCCGCGTTCTACCCCTTTCTGTCCGGCGCCGCCAACCTGCACCGGCTCGACGCCGCAAGCCCGCACACCATCCCCGGCACACGCAGGAGGCGGGTGCAGCAGGCGCTGGAGCGGGTGGGCCTGGAGCACGCGGCCGGGAAGCGGGTGCACGCATACTCCCTTGGAATGAAGCAGCGGCTGGGCATTGCCAATGCGTTGCTCTCGCCACGGGACCTGCTGGTCCTGGATGAGCCCACCAACGGGCTGGATCCGCAAGGCACCCGGGAAGTCCGCAACCTGGTGCGATCGCTGGCGCATGAAGGCACCACTGTCTTTGTGTCCAGCCACCTGCTGGCCGAAGTGGACCAGATGTGCACCCACGCTGCCGTCATGAGCGCCGGAAAGCTCGTGGCGCAGGGGCCCCTTGCCGAGCTGCGGCAGGCCGGGAGCACCCGGCTCCG
Proteins encoded in this window:
- a CDS encoding ABC transporter ATP-binding protein, translated to MLDGRGSVAGTGAGPVNAGLAIETRGLSKHFGRQAAVDRVDLAVPHGTVFGFLGPNGSGKTTTIRMLLGLAAASEGTVNLLGQEMPGKLHDVLPRVGALVEGPAFYPFLSGAANLHRLDAASPHTIPGTRRRRVQQALERVGLEHAAGKRVHAYSLGMKQRLGIANALLSPRDLLVLDEPTNGLDPQGTREVRNLVRSLAHEGTTVFVSSHLLAEVDQMCTHAAVMSAGKLVAQGPLAELRQAGSTRLRLVTPDAGAARQVLARLGIVPEPAQAEPGQGEPAQPGGGTVLAALPIGAQSPAVLPEDVVAHLVKAGVRVRGFAVERESLEDRFVALTGEGFDVAQ